A genomic window from Triticum urartu cultivar G1812 chromosome 7, Tu2.1, whole genome shotgun sequence includes:
- the LOC125521142 gene encoding GDSL esterase/lipase At1g74460: MGCERTPLAVALALALLLGLAHGDVVQFIFGDSLSDVGNNNYLTKSLARAALPWYGIDFGSGMPNGRFCNGRTVADIIGDKMGLPRPPAFLDPSVDETVIAKSGLNYASGGGGILNETSSLFIQRFSLYKQIELFQGTQAFMREKIGRAAADKLFGEAYYVVAMGANDFINNYLLPVYSDSWTYNGDTFVKYMVTTLEAQLRLLHGLGARRVTFFGLGPMGCIPLQRLLQRSSTACQESTNKLALSFNKQAGAVIRELAASLPNATFQFGDVYDYFQDIIDRPYMHGFNNSHAPCCTLGKVRPTLTCTPLSTLCKDRSKYVFWDEYHPTDRANELIALETLKRLNITVVANTTSS; the protein is encoded by the exons ATGGGTTGTGAGAGGACGCCGCTGGCCGTTGCTCTGGCACTGGCCCTGCTCCTGGGCCTCGCCCACGGCGACGTGGTGCAGTTCATCTTCGGCGACTCGCTGTCGGACGTGGGCAACAACAACTACCTGACCAAGAGCCTCGCGCGCGCGGCGCTGCCGTGGTACGGCATCGACTTCGGCAGCGGCATGCCCAACGGCAGGTTCTGCAACGGCCGCACCGTCGCGGACATCATCGGCGACAAGATGGGCCTCCCGCGCCCGCCCGCGTTCCTGGACCCGTCCGTGGACGAGACCGTCATCGCCAAGAGCGGCCTCAACTacgcgtccggcggcggcggcatcctCAACGAGACCTCGTCCCTCTTC ATCCAGAGGTTCTCGCTGTACAAGCAGATCGAGCTGTTCCAGGGGACGCAGGCGTTCATGCGGGAGAAGAtcgggcgggcggcggcggacaaGCTGTTCGGCGAGGCCTACTACGTGGTGGCCATGGGCGCCAACGACTTCATCAACAACTACCTGCTCCCCGTCTACTCCGACTCGTGGACCTACAACGGCGACACCTTCGTCAAGTACATGGTCACCACCCTGGAGGCCCAGCTCCGGCTCCTGCACGGGCTGGGCGCGCGCCGGGTCACCTTCTTCGGGCTGGGGCCCATGGGCTGCATCCCGCTGCAGCGGCTCCTGCAGAGGTCCTCCACGGCGTGCCAGGAGTCCACCAACAAGCTCGCCCTCAGCTTCAACAAGCAGGCCGGCGCGGTGATCAGGGAGCTGGCGGCGTCGCTGCCCAACGCCACGTTCCAGTTCGGGGACGTCTACGACTACTTCCAGGACATCATCGACCGCCCCTACATGCACGGCTTCAACAACTCCCACGCGCCCTGCTGCACGCTCGGCAAGGTGCGGCCGACCCTGACGTGCACCCCGCTCTCCACGCTCTGCAAGGACCGCAGCAAGTACGTGTTCTGGGACGAGTACCACCCCACCGACAGGGCCAACGAGCTCATCGCGCTCGAGACGCTCAAGCGGCTCAACATCACCGTCGTTGCCAACACCACCTCCAGCTAG